One Paraburkholderia kururiensis DNA window includes the following coding sequences:
- the pstS gene encoding phosphate ABC transporter substrate-binding protein PstS has protein sequence MKLMQTALAGIAGALFAIAAHATDITGAGSTFAAPIYTKWADAYQKSGGGKVNYQGIGSSGGIKQIIAKTVDFAGSDAPLKDDELEKQGLFQFPTVVGGVVPAINVPGVKAGELVLSGEVLGDIYLGKIKKWNDPAIAALNPKVKLPDLDIAVVRRADGSGTSFIWTDYLSKVNAEWKSKVGEGTTVNWPVGTGGKGNDGVAAFVQRLPGSIGYVEWAYAKQNHMTYAALKNASGAVVEPSTETFKAAAASADWKKSFYQILTNEPGKEAWPVVGATFVLVHTAQDKPDSGKETLKFFDWAFKNGTEAADQLDYISLPASVVSEIRTQWKTKVKDASGKAIAE, from the coding sequence ATGAAATTGATGCAAACCGCGCTTGCTGGCATTGCTGGCGCGCTCTTCGCGATCGCCGCACATGCTACCGACATCACCGGCGCGGGCAGCACCTTCGCAGCACCCATCTACACGAAGTGGGCTGACGCCTACCAGAAGTCGGGCGGCGGCAAGGTCAACTATCAAGGCATCGGTTCGTCGGGCGGTATCAAGCAGATCATCGCGAAGACGGTCGACTTCGCCGGTTCGGACGCTCCCCTGAAGGACGACGAACTCGAGAAGCAAGGCCTCTTCCAGTTCCCGACGGTGGTGGGCGGCGTCGTGCCGGCGATCAACGTGCCGGGCGTGAAGGCCGGCGAACTCGTTCTGTCGGGCGAAGTGCTGGGCGACATCTACCTCGGCAAGATCAAAAAGTGGAATGATCCGGCCATCGCCGCACTGAATCCGAAGGTCAAGCTGCCGGATCTCGACATCGCCGTGGTGCGCCGCGCCGACGGTTCGGGCACGAGCTTCATCTGGACCGACTACCTCTCGAAGGTGAACGCCGAGTGGAAGTCGAAGGTGGGCGAAGGTACGACGGTGAACTGGCCGGTCGGTACGGGCGGCAAGGGCAACGACGGCGTCGCGGCCTTCGTGCAGCGTCTGCCGGGCTCGATCGGTTATGTCGAGTGGGCCTATGCGAAGCAGAACCACATGACCTATGCTGCATTGAAGAATGCGTCGGGCGCGGTCGTCGAACCGTCGACCGAGACGTTCAAGGCAGCCGCCGCCAGCGCCGACTGGAAGAAGTCGTTCTACCAGATCCTGACCAACGAACCGGGCAAGGAAGCATGGCCGGTCGTCGGCGCGACGTTCGTGCTGGTGCATACGGCGCAAGACAAGCCGGATAGCGGCAAGGAAACGCTGAAGTTCTTCGACTGGGCATTCAAGAACGGCACGGAAGCAGCGGATCAGCTCGACTACATCTCGCTGCCGGCGTCGGTCGTGAGCGAAATCCGTACGCAGTGGAAGACGAAGGTGAAGGACGCTTCCGGCAAGGCTATCGCCGAGTAA
- the glmM gene encoding phosphoglucosamine mutase, which yields MARRYFGTDGIRGKVGAAPITPEFVLRLGFAAGKVLAGADRWARSGTRPTVLIGKDTRVSGYMLEAALESGFSAAGVDVMLAGPMPTPGIAYLTRALRLAAGVVISASHNPYYDNGIKFFSADGNKLPDEVELQIEEQLEKPLDCAPSEQLGKARRLDDAAGRYIEFCKGTFPQAFDLRGMKLVVDCAHGAAYHIAPHVFHELGADVIPIGVAPNGFNINDGVGATAPDALVRAVRANHADLGIALDGDADRLQVVDAAGRLYNGDELLYVLVQDRIATDGKVEGAVGTLMTNMAVEVALQRAGVKFVRAAVGDRYVLEQLREHGWQLGAEGSGHILSLDRHSTGDGIVSALLVLAAMKRSGRTLAQLLEGVKLFPQKLINVRMQPGSDWKGSDAIRHAIREAETALADSGRVLIRASGTEPVLRVMVEARAEQDAVRHAEAIADVVKRATA from the coding sequence ATGGCACGTCGCTATTTCGGTACAGATGGCATTCGAGGCAAGGTCGGTGCGGCGCCGATCACCCCAGAGTTCGTGCTGCGCCTCGGCTTTGCTGCCGGCAAGGTGCTCGCCGGCGCGGATCGCTGGGCTCGCTCGGGCACACGCCCCACGGTACTGATCGGCAAGGACACGCGCGTTTCCGGCTATATGCTCGAGGCCGCGCTCGAATCGGGCTTTTCGGCGGCCGGCGTCGACGTGATGCTGGCCGGTCCGATGCCGACGCCCGGCATCGCGTATCTCACGCGCGCGTTGCGCCTCGCGGCCGGCGTGGTGATCAGCGCGTCGCACAATCCGTACTACGACAACGGCATCAAGTTCTTCTCGGCGGATGGCAACAAGCTGCCCGACGAGGTCGAACTCCAGATCGAAGAGCAACTCGAGAAGCCGCTCGATTGCGCGCCCTCCGAGCAACTCGGCAAGGCGCGGCGGCTTGATGACGCCGCGGGCCGCTACATCGAGTTCTGCAAGGGCACCTTTCCGCAGGCGTTCGACCTGCGTGGCATGAAGCTCGTGGTCGATTGCGCGCACGGCGCGGCCTACCACATCGCGCCGCACGTGTTCCACGAACTGGGCGCGGACGTGATCCCGATCGGCGTGGCGCCGAACGGTTTCAACATCAACGACGGGGTGGGCGCGACCGCGCCCGACGCATTGGTGCGCGCGGTGCGTGCGAATCATGCGGATCTCGGCATCGCGCTCGATGGTGACGCCGACCGTCTGCAGGTGGTGGATGCCGCCGGTCGCCTCTATAACGGCGACGAGCTGCTTTACGTGCTGGTTCAGGACCGCATCGCGACAGACGGGAAGGTCGAGGGCGCAGTGGGTACCTTGATGACCAACATGGCCGTCGAAGTCGCGCTGCAGCGGGCCGGCGTGAAGTTCGTCCGCGCGGCCGTGGGCGACCGGTACGTGCTCGAGCAGCTGCGCGAGCATGGCTGGCAGCTGGGCGCGGAAGGGTCCGGTCATATTCTGTCGCTGGATCGCCATTCCACCGGCGACGGCATCGTGTCGGCGCTGCTTGTGCTCGCCGCGATGAAGCGCAGCGGCCGCACGCTCGCCCAACTGCTGGAAGGCGTGAAGCTGTTTCCGCAGAAGCTCATCAATGTCCGTATGCAGCCGGGTTCGGACTGGAAGGGCAGCGATGCGATTCGCCACGCGATCCGTGAAGCCGAGACCGCATTGGCCGATAGCGGGCGCGTGCTGATTCGCGCCTCCGGCACGGAGCCCGTGCTGCGCGTCATGGTCGAGGCACGCGCCGAGCAGGACGCCGTACGCCATGCTGAAGCCATCGCCGACGTGGTGAAGCGCGCGACAGCGTAA
- the folP gene encoding dihydropteroate synthase, with the protein MSSIELRSYPLPAPLQCGRFTLSFERPLVMGILNVTPDSFSDGGKFIARGDALRQAERMMLDGVDLIDIGGESTRPGAPPVPLDEELERVIPMVEQLRDANVPLSIDTYKPEVMRQALAAGADLINDVWGFRLPGAIDAVRDSRCGLCVMHMLGEPQTMQRGEPAYTNVVDDVRAFLDERVRALTDAGIARERISVDPGFGFGKSVVEHNYALLAHLRDTAPHADPSFPILVGMSRKSMLGAVAGRSTAERMAASVAAAVCAAERGAAIIRVHDVAPTVDALKVWAAVRDATRRV; encoded by the coding sequence GTGTCCAGCATCGAATTGCGGTCTTATCCGCTTCCTGCGCCGCTACAGTGCGGTCGCTTTACCCTGTCGTTCGAGCGTCCGCTCGTGATGGGGATTCTCAACGTCACGCCCGATTCCTTCTCCGACGGCGGCAAGTTCATCGCACGCGGCGATGCGCTGCGTCAGGCCGAACGAATGATGCTGGATGGCGTCGACCTCATCGACATCGGCGGCGAATCCACGCGGCCCGGCGCGCCGCCCGTGCCGCTCGATGAAGAACTCGAACGCGTGATTCCGATGGTCGAGCAACTGCGCGACGCGAACGTGCCGCTGTCGATCGATACCTATAAGCCGGAAGTAATGCGGCAGGCGTTGGCGGCGGGCGCCGACCTGATCAACGACGTCTGGGGTTTCCGGCTGCCGGGCGCCATCGATGCGGTTCGCGATAGTCGCTGCGGCTTGTGCGTCATGCACATGCTCGGCGAACCGCAAACCATGCAGCGCGGAGAGCCCGCCTATACGAACGTGGTCGACGACGTGCGCGCGTTTCTCGATGAGCGCGTGCGTGCGCTGACCGATGCGGGCATCGCCCGCGAGCGCATCAGCGTCGATCCGGGCTTCGGCTTCGGCAAGTCCGTGGTCGAGCACAATTACGCGTTGCTCGCCCATTTGCGCGACACGGCGCCGCACGCCGATCCGTCGTTTCCGATTCTGGTGGGCATGTCGCGCAAGTCGATGCTGGGCGCGGTGGCGGGACGTTCGACAGCGGAACGCATGGCGGCGAGCGTGGCCGCAGCCGTGTGCGCGGCGGAACGCGGGGCAGCGATCATCCGGGTGCACGACGTGGCACCGACGGTGGACGCGTTGAAAGTATGGGCCGCGGTGCGCGACGCGACACGTCGCGTCTGA